From Achromobacter spanius, a single genomic window includes:
- a CDS encoding transporter substrate-binding domain-containing protein codes for MTATTGHRVGLLFSHESLTAATEITQENATLLAIDEVNAAGGIDGAPLVPVSARVGAQPADYREAAERLCDRERVPLIFGTHMSSTRKAVLPVVESRRALLFYATLYEGFEYSPYCFYGGSVPNQNSVQLASYVIRHFGNRVLFIGGQYVYPRESNRIMRELYEQAGGEVVDEVYLPLNAPQEHLAEVLKRAVALRPDAIYSTMVGRDIVKLYRAYRELGLDPARMPIVSLATNETDVALLTAEQAEGHITAAPYFASLDTAPSRRFAQAYHARFGEDSPITAGAEAAYSQVHLVADAARRAGGLALPELVRALDGAQFQAPQGLVTIDGDTQHTSLWPRIARIDAQRRFQIIYAARAAVRPVPYLVDHALDPHALTLP; via the coding sequence GTGACCGCAACCACAGGCCATCGCGTCGGCCTGCTGTTCTCGCACGAGAGCCTGACAGCGGCTACCGAGATCACCCAGGAAAACGCCACGCTGCTGGCTATCGACGAGGTCAATGCCGCCGGCGGCATCGATGGCGCGCCGCTCGTCCCAGTCAGCGCCCGCGTGGGCGCCCAGCCGGCCGACTATCGCGAGGCCGCCGAACGGCTCTGCGATCGCGAACGCGTGCCGCTGATCTTCGGCACCCATATGTCCAGCACCCGCAAGGCCGTGCTGCCGGTCGTGGAAAGCCGCCGCGCCCTGCTGTTCTACGCCACGCTCTACGAGGGTTTCGAGTATTCGCCCTATTGCTTCTACGGCGGCTCCGTACCCAATCAGAACTCGGTGCAGCTGGCCAGTTACGTGATCCGCCACTTTGGCAATCGGGTGCTGTTCATTGGCGGCCAATACGTCTACCCGCGCGAGTCGAATCGCATCATGCGAGAGCTGTACGAGCAGGCGGGCGGCGAAGTGGTCGACGAGGTCTACCTGCCGCTGAACGCACCGCAGGAACACCTTGCCGAAGTCCTCAAGCGCGCCGTGGCGTTGCGTCCGGACGCCATCTACTCGACCATGGTCGGACGGGACATCGTCAAGCTGTATCGGGCCTACCGCGAGCTGGGCCTGGATCCGGCGCGCATGCCCATCGTCAGCCTCGCCACCAACGAGACCGACGTGGCGTTGCTCACTGCCGAACAGGCCGAAGGCCACATCACCGCCGCGCCGTACTTTGCTTCGCTGGACACCGCGCCCAGCCGCCGGTTTGCCCAGGCCTACCATGCACGCTTCGGCGAAGACAGCCCGATCACGGCGGGCGCCGAAGCCGCCTATTCCCAGGTCCATCTCGTGGCCGACGCCGCGCGCCGCGCAGGCGGTCTTGCCCTACCCGAGCTGGTACGGGCCCTGGACGGCGCCCAATTCCAAGCGCCGCAGGGTCTGGTCACTATCGATGGAGACACGCAGCACACCTCGCTCTGGCCGCGCATCGCCCGCATCGATGCCCAACGGCGGTTCCAGATTATCTACGCCGCGCGTGCCGCGGTGCGGCCGGTGCCGTACCTCGTCGACCATGCGCTGGATCCCCACGCCCTGACGCTGCCGTGA
- a CDS encoding Rap1a/Tai family immunity protein: MRSVALIFMLSAAVTGQAQEVRTWHFSGADLIAAMEGRMPSQVRDASLGRQFASAYAQAYVSGVADQTQATLWCTRTGVLPHELKDRVHSYLTALPDNRLNGNAGPLVGEALARSFPCR; the protein is encoded by the coding sequence ATGAGAAGCGTGGCTTTGATCTTCATGCTTTCTGCCGCGGTGACGGGCCAGGCGCAGGAAGTCCGCACCTGGCATTTTTCCGGCGCTGATCTGATTGCCGCCATGGAAGGACGGATGCCGTCGCAGGTGCGCGATGCGTCGCTTGGCCGCCAATTCGCTTCGGCCTATGCGCAGGCCTACGTGAGCGGGGTTGCCGATCAGACGCAAGCCACGCTCTGGTGCACGCGAACCGGCGTTCTGCCGCATGAGTTGAAGGATAGGGTGCACAGCTATCTGACTGCGCTGCCGGACAATCGGCTCAATGGAAACGCCGGGCCGCTGGTTGGCGAGGCACTGGCGCGGTCGTTCCCTTGCCGGTAG
- a CDS encoding amidase: MSLPRPTLEALDQAARRIGLNLDDAMLRAYDSILEATFAEYDQVDAMIDQPPVVRYPRTPGVQPEDNPLNAWYVRTEIDGRPGGPLAGKRVVLKDNVCLAGVPMMNGAATLRGYVPDQDATVATRILDAGGRIVGKAHCEYFCVSGSSHTNATGPVRNPRQPEHSAGGSSSGAAALVGAGEADMAIGTDQGGSVRIPAAYSGIYGMKPTHGLIPYTGIMPIEMTLDHAGIMTATVADNALLLDAIAGSDGLDPRQQNLPAERASYCEALGLPLKGLRVGVVPEGFGWHNSEPEVDDAVRQAAAELAAQGADVIELSVPLHRKGHAIWTPIAVEGTTQQMKGFNYGSNWKGLYVTGLMQVQRHWLDHADEFPHDVKTCLLAGEYFYARYGGQYYGKAQNLARRLRQAYDQALDRVDLLLMPTVPMRAPRLIDSDAAPDLFVTRALEMNANTAPFDVTGHPAISVPCALRDSLPVGMMLVGRHFDEATLYRAAHAFERSLDWTSL, translated from the coding sequence ATGTCCCTTCCCCGTCCCACTCTGGAAGCGCTGGACCAGGCCGCGCGCCGCATCGGCCTGAATCTGGACGATGCCATGCTGCGTGCCTACGACAGCATTCTGGAGGCCACCTTCGCCGAGTACGACCAGGTGGATGCCATGATCGATCAGCCGCCGGTGGTGCGCTATCCGCGCACACCGGGCGTGCAGCCCGAGGACAATCCGCTCAATGCCTGGTATGTGCGTACCGAGATCGATGGCCGCCCCGGCGGTCCGCTGGCCGGCAAGCGCGTGGTGCTCAAAGACAATGTCTGCCTGGCCGGCGTACCCATGATGAATGGCGCGGCCACCTTGCGCGGTTATGTGCCCGACCAGGACGCCACGGTTGCCACTCGCATTCTGGATGCTGGCGGCCGCATCGTCGGCAAAGCCCATTGCGAATACTTTTGCGTATCGGGCAGCAGCCACACCAATGCCACCGGTCCCGTGCGCAACCCGCGCCAGCCCGAGCATTCTGCGGGCGGTTCGTCGTCCGGCGCGGCGGCGCTGGTCGGCGCCGGCGAAGCCGACATGGCCATCGGCACGGACCAGGGCGGTTCGGTACGCATTCCAGCCGCCTATTCCGGCATCTATGGAATGAAGCCCACGCATGGCCTCATTCCCTATACCGGCATCATGCCGATCGAAATGACGCTGGATCACGCCGGCATCATGACGGCCACGGTGGCCGACAATGCCCTGCTTCTCGACGCCATCGCCGGCAGTGATGGACTGGACCCGCGCCAGCAGAATCTGCCGGCCGAACGCGCGTCGTACTGCGAGGCGTTGGGCCTGCCTCTCAAGGGCCTGCGCGTCGGCGTGGTGCCCGAAGGCTTTGGCTGGCACAACAGCGAACCCGAGGTTGACGATGCGGTGCGCCAGGCCGCCGCCGAGCTGGCAGCCCAGGGGGCCGACGTGATCGAGCTGTCGGTGCCGCTGCACCGCAAGGGCCATGCCATCTGGACCCCCATCGCGGTCGAAGGCACGACCCAGCAAATGAAGGGCTTCAACTACGGCAGCAACTGGAAAGGCTTGTATGTCACCGGTCTGATGCAGGTGCAACGGCATTGGCTAGATCATGCCGACGAGTTTCCGCATGACGTCAAGACCTGCCTTCTGGCCGGTGAATACTTCTACGCACGCTACGGCGGCCAGTACTATGGCAAGGCGCAAAACCTCGCGCGCCGCCTGCGCCAGGCCTATGATCAGGCTTTGGACCGTGTCGACCTGCTGTTGATGCCGACGGTGCCCATGCGCGCGCCGCGCCTCATCGATTCCGACGCGGCGCCGGACCTCTTTGTGACCCGCGCCCTTGAAATGAACGCCAACACCGCGCCTTTTGACGTCACCGGCCATCCGGCCATTTCCGTTCCCTGCGCCCTGCGAGACAGCTTGCCAGTCGGCATGATGCTGGTGGGCCGTCATTTCGACGAAGCGACGCTGTATCGCGCTGCCCATGCTTTCGAGCGCTCGCTCGACTGGACGTCGCTGTGA
- a CDS encoding ABC transporter substrate-binding protein: MSMNRRQFLSSTAATAASATLMGLTGSRAFAAGDEKINVAAIYDLSGGLDIYGKPVMDALRFAAEEINAKGGLLNKQINFIAYDAQSNMQLYAQFAQQAALRDKAAVVHAGITSASREVVRPVLNRYRTLYFYNNQYEGGVCDRNYFAAGVTPAQTVQKLAPYAVKQWGKKVYIVAADYNYGQIVSNWVRKYASDVGGKTVATEFFPLDVTDFGAAISKIQAASPDFVWSGLVGGAHMSFYRQWKATGMTGKIPLASTTFAGGNEHIVLSPEECNGFLVCQNYLQELPGAANADFVKRFHARYGADYPYITELAMGAYQGFMLWAEGVRMAGSIDRIKVIEALESGIAIDAPSGRVSLDPATHHCTLDVHIAEVHDRKLNLVESFPQQQPGDTAAVCDLIKNPTDNRQYAIKF; the protein is encoded by the coding sequence ATGAGCATGAACCGCCGTCAGTTCCTCTCGTCTACCGCAGCCACCGCCGCCTCTGCCACCCTGATGGGGCTCACTGGCTCGCGCGCCTTTGCGGCTGGCGACGAAAAAATCAATGTCGCCGCCATCTACGATCTGTCCGGGGGCCTGGACATCTACGGCAAGCCGGTGATGGACGCGCTGCGGTTCGCGGCAGAGGAAATCAATGCCAAGGGCGGCCTGCTGAACAAGCAGATCAACTTCATCGCGTATGACGCGCAATCGAACATGCAGCTCTATGCGCAATTTGCGCAGCAGGCCGCGCTGCGCGACAAGGCCGCCGTGGTCCACGCCGGCATTACCTCGGCCTCGCGCGAGGTTGTGCGTCCGGTGCTCAACCGCTATCGCACCCTGTACTTCTACAACAATCAGTACGAAGGCGGCGTCTGCGACCGCAACTACTTCGCGGCCGGCGTAACGCCCGCGCAGACCGTGCAGAAGCTCGCGCCCTACGCCGTCAAGCAATGGGGCAAGAAGGTGTACATCGTGGCGGCCGACTACAACTACGGCCAGATCGTGTCCAACTGGGTGCGAAAGTACGCATCCGATGTCGGCGGCAAGACCGTCGCAACCGAGTTCTTCCCGCTGGACGTGACCGATTTCGGCGCTGCCATTTCCAAGATCCAAGCCGCCTCGCCGGACTTCGTCTGGTCGGGCCTGGTGGGCGGCGCACACATGTCCTTCTATCGCCAATGGAAGGCCACCGGCATGACGGGCAAGATCCCGCTCGCCTCGACCACCTTTGCCGGTGGCAATGAACACATCGTGCTGTCGCCCGAAGAATGCAATGGCTTCCTCGTCTGCCAGAACTACCTGCAAGAGCTGCCTGGCGCGGCCAACGCCGACTTCGTCAAGCGCTTCCATGCCCGTTACGGCGCCGACTATCCGTACATCACGGAACTGGCCATGGGCGCCTATCAGGGCTTCATGCTGTGGGCCGAAGGCGTGCGCATGGCCGGCTCGATCGACCGCATCAAGGTCATCGAAGCGCTGGAGTCCGGCATCGCCATCGATGCGCCGAGCGGCCGCGTGTCGCTGGACCCCGCCACTCACCACTGCACCCTGGATGTGCACATCGCGGAAGTACATGACCGCAAGCTCAATCTCGTCGAGAGCTTCCCGCAGCAACAGCCTGGCGACACCGCTGCGGTCTGCGACCTTATCAAGAACCCGACGGACAACCGTCAATACGCCATCAAGTTCTGA
- a CDS encoding ATP-binding cassette domain-containing protein, whose protein sequence is MSELLLETQALGVSFGGVHAVRDVDFRLERGEVRCLIGPNGAGKSTFFKMLSGQLQPSRGDIRFKGQPLRGLATHEVARLGIGIKTQVPSVFEGLDVRENLRLAAARRTDGEPDAIVAQVLAEIGLDAHARTPVNALAHGQRQWVELGMILASRPELVLLDEPAAGMTHQETRKTADLIAAINRHSTVVVVEHDMAFIRLIAGRITVFNQGEVLAEGSFDDIMAHAEVRAAYLGKQGETHAPGA, encoded by the coding sequence ATGAGCGAACTGCTGTTGGAAACCCAGGCCCTGGGTGTGAGTTTTGGCGGCGTGCACGCCGTGCGAGACGTCGATTTCCGACTGGAGCGCGGCGAAGTGCGCTGCCTGATCGGCCCCAACGGCGCCGGCAAAAGCACCTTCTTCAAGATGCTTTCGGGCCAGTTGCAGCCGAGCCGCGGAGACATCCGCTTCAAGGGCCAACCCCTGCGCGGTCTGGCCACACATGAGGTGGCGCGCCTGGGCATCGGCATCAAGACTCAGGTGCCCAGCGTCTTCGAAGGGCTGGACGTGCGCGAGAACCTGCGGCTGGCCGCGGCGCGGCGCACCGACGGCGAGCCGGACGCCATTGTCGCGCAGGTGCTGGCCGAAATCGGCCTGGATGCGCATGCTCGCACGCCCGTCAATGCGCTGGCCCACGGCCAACGCCAATGGGTGGAACTGGGCATGATCTTGGCTTCTCGGCCCGAGCTGGTGCTGCTGGATGAACCGGCAGCCGGCATGACGCACCAAGAGACGCGCAAGACCGCCGACCTGATTGCCGCCATCAACCGCCACAGCACCGTGGTCGTGGTCGAGCATGACATGGCCTTCATCCGCCTGATCGCCGGCCGCATCACGGTCTTCAACCAGGGCGAAGTGCTGGCCGAAGGCAGCTTCGACGACATCATGGCGCATGCCGAAGTGCGTGCCGCCTATCTGGGCAAGCAAGGAGAAACACATGCTCCAGGCGCGTGA
- a CDS encoding Bug family tripartite tricarboxylate transporter substrate binding protein, which yields MLLRRRCLALMMLALTGWTTGSHAQTPSEAWPTKPVRLVVGLAPGGLVDVLARTVQPHLAEAFKQTVIVENRGGAGGNVAGAEVARNGKDNHTFLLNPSTTESVNPLMFVSMPFDPQQDLRPVGLLANSQLFLFVRSSLGVNTLEEFVEYARKRPDPLNYGSAGNGTTPHLAGELLKQATGMQATHAPYRGVAPAIQDLAAGQIDFAFGPATVFPMVQAGKLKVLAVASRQRAAVAPDIRTFTEAGIDGVFADSLFGVYAAAGTRDDVVARMNAELNKVLARPEIQKRFLDAGAEAIPLSAADYAARVQEEKKLFAPLMKSLGLKEQ from the coding sequence ATGCTGCTGCGTAGACGTTGTCTAGCCTTGATGATGCTGGCGCTGACGGGCTGGACGACGGGAAGCCATGCGCAAACGCCATCTGAGGCCTGGCCCACCAAGCCCGTGCGTCTGGTCGTGGGGCTGGCGCCCGGCGGGCTGGTCGATGTGCTGGCGCGCACCGTGCAGCCGCACTTGGCCGAGGCCTTCAAGCAGACCGTCATCGTCGAGAACCGGGGCGGCGCGGGCGGCAACGTGGCGGGCGCCGAGGTGGCGCGCAACGGGAAAGACAACCATACCTTCCTGCTCAATCCTTCGACGACCGAATCGGTCAACCCGCTGATGTTCGTCAGCATGCCGTTCGATCCACAGCAGGATTTGCGGCCGGTTGGCTTGCTGGCCAATAGCCAGTTGTTCCTGTTTGTCCGGTCTTCGTTGGGCGTCAACACGCTCGAAGAGTTTGTGGAATACGCGCGCAAGCGGCCCGATCCGCTGAACTACGGATCCGCCGGCAACGGCACGACGCCGCATCTGGCCGGCGAGCTGCTCAAGCAGGCGACGGGCATGCAGGCCACCCATGCGCCGTATCGCGGCGTGGCGCCGGCGATTCAAGACCTGGCAGCGGGCCAGATCGACTTTGCGTTTGGACCCGCCACGGTCTTTCCCATGGTGCAGGCGGGCAAGCTGAAGGTACTGGCGGTGGCGAGCCGGCAGCGCGCTGCCGTGGCGCCCGACATTCGAACCTTTACCGAGGCCGGCATCGACGGTGTGTTCGCGGACAGCCTGTTCGGCGTGTATGCCGCCGCCGGCACCCGCGATGATGTGGTCGCTCGCATGAACGCCGAGCTCAACAAAGTGCTTGCGCGGCCGGAGATCCAGAAGCGCTTTCTGGATGCGGGCGCCGAGGCAATACCGCTGAGCGCGGCCGACTATGCCGCGCGCGTGCAGGAAGAAAAGAAACTGTTCGCGCCGTTGATGAAATCGTTGGGGCTGAAGGAACAATAA
- a CDS encoding ABC transporter ATP-binding protein: protein MLQARDLKAGYGRIPVLHGVSFEMAAGEFTGILGRNGMGKTTLLRTLMGELPLTGGDLTLADRRIGTLAPHARARQGLGFVPQGRQIFPALSVAENLRMGCVKNLRGADAMVTSVLKVFPRLQRLLDRPGGSLSGGEQQLLALARCLCGEPRLMLLDEPTEGIQPSICDEIVEALQLLRASHGIAILLVEQDIDFLCALADRILVLEKGELIADIPTATTTPQEIARRYGGLQS from the coding sequence ATGCTCCAGGCGCGTGATTTGAAAGCCGGCTACGGCCGCATCCCGGTGCTGCACGGCGTGAGCTTCGAAATGGCCGCCGGCGAATTCACCGGCATTCTGGGCCGCAACGGCATGGGAAAGACGACGTTATTGCGCACGCTGATGGGCGAGCTTCCCCTTACCGGCGGCGACCTGACGCTGGCAGACCGAAGGATCGGCACGCTTGCCCCGCATGCGCGCGCCCGCCAGGGCCTGGGGTTCGTGCCGCAGGGGCGGCAAATCTTCCCGGCGCTGAGCGTCGCCGAGAACCTGCGCATGGGTTGTGTGAAGAACCTGCGCGGCGCCGATGCCATGGTCACCTCGGTGCTGAAGGTGTTTCCGCGTCTGCAACGTCTGCTTGATCGTCCGGGCGGCAGCCTGTCGGGCGGCGAACAGCAATTGCTGGCGCTGGCCCGTTGCCTGTGCGGCGAACCCAGGTTGATGCTGCTGGACGAACCCACCGAAGGCATCCAACCTTCGATCTGCGACGAAATCGTCGAGGCCTTGCAGCTCCTGCGTGCCTCGCATGGCATCGCCATCCTGCTGGTCGAACAGGACATCGATTTCCTGTGCGCGCTTGCCGACCGCATCCTGGTGCTGGAAAAGGGCGAGCTGATCGCCGACATTCCCACCGCAACCACTACTCCCCAAGAGATCGCCCGGCGTTACGGCGGTCTGCAATCCTGA
- a CDS encoding iron-containing alcohol dehydrogenase → MSAFSFQTVPHILVEPGLARRLGALLRERHTGARAVLVTDNFLNRSGALQPALTSLAASGWQTLVIDDVVADPPEAVVQAAAERARTFDADVVIGFGGGSSMDVAKLVALLCNSDQPLPAMYGVNQVQGQRLPLIQVPTTAGTGSEVTPISIVTTGATTKSGVVSPQLYADAAFLDAELTVGLPPAATAATGVDAMVHAIEAYTSKRLKNPLSDHLAVLALKLLTANLITVCRDGANLQARSNMLLGAMLAGQAFANAPVGGVHALAYPVGGIFHVPHGLSNALVLPAVLHFNAQAAAPLYAELGAAVGLPPAVDTASGAAAFISFLEDLIRQAELPQGLRAIGIEESDLPTLASAAMAQQRLLMNNPLPIDEAQALDIYRAAY, encoded by the coding sequence ATGTCCGCCTTCTCCTTCCAGACCGTCCCCCACATTCTCGTCGAGCCGGGCCTGGCCCGCCGCCTGGGCGCCCTGCTGCGCGAACGCCATACGGGCGCACGTGCGGTGTTGGTCACCGACAACTTTCTCAATCGCAGCGGTGCGCTGCAACCGGCGCTGACCAGTCTGGCGGCCAGCGGCTGGCAGACGCTGGTTATTGACGACGTGGTTGCCGACCCGCCCGAAGCCGTGGTCCAGGCAGCAGCCGAACGCGCCCGGACGTTCGACGCCGATGTGGTTATCGGTTTTGGCGGCGGCTCTTCCATGGACGTGGCCAAACTGGTGGCCTTGTTGTGCAATAGCGATCAGCCGCTGCCCGCCATGTATGGCGTCAACCAGGTGCAGGGCCAGCGATTGCCGCTGATTCAGGTGCCGACTACGGCTGGCACGGGCTCGGAGGTCACGCCCATCTCGATCGTGACTACCGGCGCCACGACCAAGAGCGGCGTGGTCTCGCCGCAGCTCTATGCCGACGCGGCCTTTCTGGACGCCGAACTGACGGTAGGCTTGCCGCCCGCGGCCACCGCCGCCACGGGCGTGGACGCCATGGTGCATGCCATCGAAGCCTACACCAGCAAACGCCTGAAGAATCCGCTGTCCGATCACCTCGCCGTCCTGGCGTTGAAGCTGCTCACTGCCAACCTCATCACCGTTTGCCGCGACGGCGCTAATCTGCAGGCGCGCTCCAACATGCTGCTGGGCGCCATGCTGGCCGGCCAGGCATTCGCCAATGCCCCCGTCGGCGGCGTGCACGCGCTCGCCTACCCGGTCGGCGGCATATTCCATGTGCCGCACGGCCTGTCGAACGCGTTGGTCCTTCCCGCCGTGCTGCATTTCAATGCGCAGGCCGCAGCGCCTCTCTACGCCGAACTGGGTGCAGCGGTGGGCCTGCCGCCAGCCGTGGATACCGCGAGCGGCGCGGCTGCCTTCATATCCTTCCTGGAAGACCTCATCCGCCAGGCCGAGCTGCCGCAGGGCCTACGCGCCATCGGCATCGAAGAGTCCGACCTGCCTACGCTGGCAAGCGCCGCGATGGCGCAACAGCGCCTGCTGATGAATAACCCGTTGCCTATCGACGAGGCCCAGGCGCTGGACATCTACCGTGCCGCATACTGA
- a CDS encoding ABC transporter permease subunit has protein sequence MRVPVISLALGAVAVAAAVMLPTVVDMFSLLSMTVYLVMALLALSLAFVWGHGGILCFGQAAFFGLGAYAWAIGAFNFGPGLVAMALAVAVPATFAALLGYFMFYGKISDVYLGVITLAVTLILFNLMNSTSGDSYRIGEALLGGFNGIPSIPPLTLPGATEPLSPEGTFTLAALILIGAYFGLRAIMASRFGRVVAAVRENEQRALLLGYNASLYKLAAFTLGGALAGLAGMLYANWGAFVSPGVFGLSQSAQIIIWVIVGGRGTLIGPIIACVALQAMVTELGAQHTVDTGLVLGLILILFVLLIPRGLAPTVLDACRRVVRPAKEQA, from the coding sequence ATGCGTGTACCTGTAATTTCTCTGGCGCTGGGCGCAGTGGCCGTCGCGGCCGCGGTCATGTTGCCCACCGTCGTCGACATGTTCAGTCTCCTGTCCATGACGGTCTACCTCGTCATGGCCTTGCTTGCGCTGAGCCTGGCCTTTGTCTGGGGCCACGGTGGGATTCTGTGCTTTGGGCAGGCTGCGTTCTTTGGTCTGGGCGCCTATGCGTGGGCGATCGGCGCCTTCAATTTCGGACCCGGCCTGGTCGCGATGGCGTTGGCCGTCGCCGTGCCAGCGACCTTTGCCGCCCTGCTTGGCTACTTCATGTTCTACGGCAAGATCAGCGACGTTTATCTGGGTGTCATCACATTGGCCGTGACCTTGATCCTGTTTAACCTGATGAATTCGACCTCGGGCGACAGCTATCGCATCGGCGAAGCGCTGCTGGGCGGATTCAATGGCATTCCGTCGATCCCGCCGCTGACGCTCCCGGGCGCGACAGAGCCCCTGTCCCCCGAAGGCACCTTCACACTGGCCGCCCTTATCCTCATCGGGGCGTATTTTGGCCTGCGCGCCATCATGGCCTCGCGCTTTGGCCGCGTGGTTGCCGCCGTACGCGAAAACGAACAGCGCGCCCTGCTGCTGGGCTACAACGCCAGCCTGTATAAGCTCGCCGCGTTCACGCTGGGCGGCGCGCTGGCCGGCCTGGCCGGCATGCTCTACGCCAACTGGGGCGCCTTCGTCAGCCCCGGCGTGTTCGGTCTGTCGCAGTCGGCGCAAATTATCATCTGGGTGATCGTCGGCGGCCGCGGCACACTGATCGGCCCGATCATCGCCTGCGTGGCGCTGCAAGCCATGGTCACGGAACTGGGCGCGCAGCACACCGTGGACACCGGCCTGGTTCTGGGCCTCATCCTGATTCTCTTTGTTCTGTTGATCCCGCGCGGCCTGGCCCCGACAGTGCTCGACGCTTGCCGCCGCGTGGTGCGGCCCGCCAAGGAGCAAGCATGA
- a CDS encoding ANTAR domain-containing response regulator — protein MTAFLSRPGRSTTALRELNGLRVLVLHPQDAESRLLMSHLKRIGCVPTQQWPMPDTLCADADVVVLPIEEDYREAIQKLADGLNALSPPLVGIVEYENPATLQLVLHSGCTGVIERPIRPFGLLTQLLLARTAWRQQAATMAHMRKLEGRYAAVSKVATAKTLLIAREGITENEAHRRIQGRAMATRSSLEDVAQTIINEFS, from the coding sequence GTGACTGCCTTTCTTTCCCGGCCAGGCCGCAGCACCACGGCGCTGCGCGAACTCAACGGCCTGCGCGTGCTGGTCCTGCACCCGCAGGACGCCGAATCGCGCCTGTTGATGTCGCATCTGAAGCGCATCGGCTGTGTGCCGACCCAGCAATGGCCGATGCCCGATACGCTCTGCGCCGATGCCGACGTTGTCGTTCTGCCCATCGAAGAAGACTATCGCGAGGCCATTCAGAAGCTGGCCGATGGCCTGAACGCGCTGAGCCCGCCGCTGGTCGGCATCGTCGAATACGAAAATCCGGCCACGCTGCAATTGGTTCTACATAGCGGCTGCACCGGAGTCATCGAACGGCCGATCCGCCCCTTTGGCCTGTTGACCCAATTACTGCTGGCACGCACCGCCTGGCGCCAGCAGGCCGCCACCATGGCCCATATGCGCAAGCTCGAGGGGCGTTATGCCGCCGTCAGCAAGGTTGCCACGGCCAAAACGCTATTGATCGCGCGTGAGGGCATTACCGAAAACGAAGCGCACCGCCGTATCCAAGGCCGCGCCATGGCCACGCGATCATCGCTGGAAGACGTGGCGCAAACCATCATCAACGAATTCTCCTGA
- a CDS encoding ABC transporter permease subunit: MDLVAIYAIDILGAIATLALLSVGLAVVFGMMKIINLAHGEFMMLGGYVAILATNQWGVPIWISMLVLAPLIVGMFGVLVEHLLVRHLYGRMIDTMLATWGLSLAVIGLATMVFGNTTVGISSPLGGITIGARQASGYTLFLIALAAGVMLALWCLLRFTDFGLRARACMQNAAMANALGMNPNGVYKMTFGLGAALSGLAGAVLAPLTGVIPTIGAAYIAKAFITVISGGSAVIAGTVSASGFFGAISQGVTFLATPVYGQVALLLAAIVLIRLLPQGITGRFFKRAI; this comes from the coding sequence ATGGATCTCGTTGCCATTTATGCCATCGATATCCTGGGTGCGATCGCCACCCTGGCGCTGTTGAGCGTCGGGTTGGCGGTGGTGTTCGGGATGATGAAGATCATCAATCTCGCCCACGGCGAATTCATGATGCTGGGCGGCTACGTCGCCATCCTTGCCACCAATCAATGGGGCGTTCCGATCTGGATCTCCATGCTGGTGCTCGCGCCGTTGATCGTCGGCATGTTCGGCGTGCTTGTCGAACACCTGCTGGTGCGCCATCTGTATGGCCGCATGATCGACACCATGCTGGCGACCTGGGGGTTGTCGCTAGCCGTCATCGGGCTGGCCACCATGGTCTTCGGGAACACGACGGTCGGCATCTCGTCGCCCCTGGGCGGCATCACCATCGGCGCGCGCCAGGCGAGCGGCTACACCCTCTTTCTGATTGCGCTGGCTGCCGGCGTGATGCTTGCGCTGTGGTGCCTGCTGCGATTCACCGATTTCGGCCTGCGGGCCCGCGCGTGCATGCAGAACGCCGCGATGGCCAATGCGTTGGGGATGAACCCCAATGGCGTTTACAAGATGACCTTCGGTCTGGGCGCCGCCTTGTCCGGTCTGGCCGGCGCCGTGCTCGCCCCGCTCACGGGTGTCATCCCGACCATCGGCGCGGCCTACATCGCCAAGGCCTTCATCACGGTCATCAGCGGCGGCAGCGCCGTCATCGCCGGCACGGTCAGCGCATCGGGCTTCTTCGGCGCAATCAGCCAGGGCGTGACTTTTCTTGCCACGCCGGTTTATGGCCAAGTGGCCTTGCTGCTGGCCGCCATCGTGCTGATCCGTCTACTGCCGCAAGGCATTACCGGGCGATTTTTCAAGCGAGCGATCTGA